From the Roseofilum capinflatum BLCC-M114 genome, the window CCCCAATAGGGTGCTGGCGGCAAATTCTAAGTCGAGACGCGACGGGGGAAAGTCATGGGCTTTACAGGTGCGGTCAATCATTCCCAAAAGGTCTTCATTAAAAAGCGGTTCAGAGACCCGAATCGCAACGCGCAAAGGCTGTTTTGTGCCTTGAATAGTGTTTAGTTCTTGACAGGCTCGATCTAAAATCCACGGGTCTAACACCAAGTTTAATCCGCAAACTGTAGCGAGTTCAGATAATTTGCTTTCTGGGATGCTTCCCATCTGGGGATGTTCCCAATGTAAGAGAGCAGCAACCGCCGCACAGTGGCGTTGTTTGACTTCGATTCTGGGTTGGTAGCGAATTTGAAACCGTTGGCTACTCCAAGCTTGATAAAAGTCTTCTTCGAGTTTCAGGTTTCTAGTTTGGTCGAGGCCGAATAGGGGCGGAATATAAACACGATAATGGTTACCTCCCATACTCTTGACGTTACCGAGAGCGATACTCGCTTGCCGTTGCAGTTCGTCAAAGTTGGTCGCTTTGGGGTAAAAACTAATGCCCATGCTGGCGGTGACGATCGCCGTATGCTGGCCGAGGATCGTCGGTTCATGAATGGCTTCTAAGATCTGTTGAGCCTGTTGAATGGCCACCGTTTGCTCGGACACTGGCGGTAACATCACCGCGAATTGCTCCCCGTTGCCTTTGGCCACCTGACCCCCCAGAGTCTGGATCAACTGGGTAAGCCGTTGGGCGATCGCTTTTAAGACCTCATCTCGTTGACGATGGCCCATGGCTTCCTGAATGCGCTCTAGGCGGTCTAATGCGATTAACATCAGGGGGACGAGGGAACGGCTCAGATCG encodes:
- a CDS encoding two-component system response regulator, whose translation is MACILVIEDNPEILSNVVDFLEAEDFETLSAENGRLGLELAFSHPVDLILCDIMMPELDGYGVLNALRQNPATATVPFVFLTAKGERQDLRTGMNLGADDYLIKPFTPDELLEAVSARLSRSAQLEQYDPLTGLPQISALSEPDGFFTQAVAQSDLSRSLVPLMLIALDRLERIQEAMGHRQRDEVLKAIAQRLTQLIQTLGGQVAKGNGEQFAVMLPPVSEQTVAIQQAQQILEAIHEPTILGQHTAIVTASMGISFYPKATNFDELQRQASIALGNVKSMGGNHYRVYIPPLFGLDQTRNLKLEEDFYQAWSSQRFQIRYQPRIEVKQRHCAAVAALLHWEHPQMGSIPESKLSELATVCGLNLVLDPWILDRACQELNTIQGTKQPLRVAIRVSEPLFNEDLLGMIDRTCKAHDFPPSRLDLEFAASTLLGAKNQNQMAATLRSLQERGIAITIEGLGEGNQFLKDLGSLAITALKLDGSLMQHLQPNQPLIKAMIQLCHNWKLQAIAPGIVTQEQQRFLQRHKCDLIQYEQSYDLRALKALLRQ